From Flavobacterium arcticum, the proteins below share one genomic window:
- a CDS encoding M1 family aminopeptidase, whose product MKNFTQIITLLFCLPSLFAQNNNDTLNQIVEAEMKSAYSITNFTANINTGDYDIVYHQLEFEVDPAINFIDGVVTTTFLAKEDMPDITFDLASQLTVSMATMGGEELIFEQNTNDELIVNFPTPLIEGSENTIIVTYSGQPPLDSDGFNTGNHNGIPEIWTLSQPYGAKDWWPCKQDLNDKIDNIDVYITAPSEYESVSNGMEQSQIDNGNGTTTTRFQHNFPIPAYLIAIAVTDYTIYEQTAGTAPNTFPIVNYLYPESADNSTAQLAVTPSIMELFEDLFETYPFHEEKYGHAQCSIPGGMEHTTVSFMGSFGRELIAHELAHQWFGDKVTCGSWKDIWLNEGFATYLSGLVVEHMDSEEFFPAWKADRIEYITSLPDGNLYLTDTDTTSVGRIFSNRLTYNKGAMVVHMLRYKLGDTDFYQGVKNYLADPELAYGYAKTPDLQAHLEAVSGMDLNEFFQDWVYREGYPSYTITIAHFAMGEVKITVNQTQSHSSVDYFEMPVPIRIYGTQGEQQDVVLDNTFDGQEFIVPVPFLFNAIEFDPENNIISANNQNILGTTLINNLTGVRLYPSPASGQLSVQLPQGVILEKAIFYNTLGQKVLESNDETEWNVSNLASGVHFLTLVTDKGSKQLRFIKE is encoded by the coding sequence ATGAAAAATTTTACCCAAATAATTACTTTACTGTTTTGCTTACCATCATTATTTGCTCAGAATAATAACGATACCCTTAATCAGATAGTAGAAGCCGAAATGAAATCGGCATATAGTATTACTAATTTTACAGCTAACATTAATACAGGCGATTATGATATTGTATACCATCAGCTTGAATTTGAAGTTGATCCTGCTATAAATTTTATAGATGGAGTAGTTACTACTACTTTTTTGGCTAAAGAAGATATGCCTGATATTACATTTGACCTTGCATCGCAACTTACCGTAAGTATGGCTACTATGGGAGGAGAAGAACTTATTTTTGAACAAAACACCAATGATGAGCTTATAGTAAATTTTCCAACTCCATTAATTGAGGGGTCAGAAAATACTATTATAGTAACCTATTCAGGACAGCCACCGTTAGATTCGGATGGTTTTAATACAGGTAATCATAATGGAATACCTGAAATATGGACATTATCTCAGCCTTATGGCGCAAAAGACTGGTGGCCATGCAAGCAAGATTTAAACGATAAAATAGACAATATTGATGTATATATCACGGCACCATCAGAATATGAAAGTGTTTCTAACGGAATGGAGCAATCGCAAATAGATAATGGTAATGGTACAACTACTACACGTTTTCAGCATAATTTTCCTATACCTGCTTACCTGATTGCTATAGCGGTTACAGATTATACAATATATGAGCAAACGGCAGGTACTGCACCTAATACTTTTCCTATAGTCAATTACCTATATCCTGAAAGTGCTGATAATTCCACAGCACAGTTAGCTGTAACACCATCTATAATGGAATTGTTTGAAGACTTATTTGAAACATATCCTTTTCATGAAGAAAAATATGGGCATGCACAGTGTAGCATACCTGGCGGAATGGAACATACTACGGTATCGTTTATGGGTAGTTTTGGACGCGAACTAATAGCGCATGAGCTTGCTCATCAATGGTTTGGAGATAAAGTAACTTGTGGTTCATGGAAAGATATATGGCTTAATGAAGGCTTTGCTACTTATTTATCAGGGCTTGTAGTAGAGCACATGGATAGTGAAGAGTTTTTCCCTGCATGGAAGGCTGACCGCATTGAGTATATTACATCACTTCCTGATGGTAATTTATATCTTACGGATACTGATACTACCAGCGTGGGCAGAATATTTAGTAATAGGCTTACGTATAATAAAGGGGCTATGGTGGTACATATGTTGCGCTATAAACTTGGTGATACCGATTTTTATCAAGGGGTTAAAAATTATCTTGCTGATCCCGAACTAGCTTATGGTTATGCAAAAACGCCCGATTTACAAGCACATTTAGAAGCTGTGTCTGGTATGGATTTAAATGAGTTTTTTCAGGATTGGGTTTATAGGGAAGGTTACCCAAGTTATACCATTACAATAGCGCATTTTGCAATGGGAGAGGTTAAAATAACGGTAAATCAAACCCAGTCGCATTCTTCTGTAGATTATTTCGAAATGCCTGTGCCAATACGTATTTATGGTACTCAGGGAGAACAACAAGATGTAGTGTTAGATAATACCTTTGATGGGCAAGAGTTTATAGTACCAGTGCCTTTTCTTTTTAACGCAATAGAATTTGACCCTGAAAATAATATCATATCTGCTAACAATCAAAATATTTTAGGGACAACACTTATAAACAACCTTACAGGTGTACGTTTATACCCAAGCCCAGCTTCAGGACAGCTGAGTGTGCAGCTTCCGCAAGGTGTAATTTTAGAAAAAGCGATTTTTTATAACACATTAGGGCAAAAAGTACTGGAAAGTAATGATGAAACTGAATGGAATGTTTCAAACCTTGCTAGTGGGGTGCATTTCCTTACACTTGTAACAGATAAAGGCAGTAAACAATTACGATTTATAAAAGAGTAA
- a CDS encoding MFS transporter — MQENNTKEHLPNKKGYSKAKTDYLNRIRWAVGLLYFAMGLCFATWASRIPDIKTSLGLTDADLGTVLFAIPFGQLAIMPFSGRLATKYGSHKTVLIGLAAYILSLVALGLCTERWHLSLILFFFGVSSNLTNISVNTQGIYTEGIFRRPIMSAFHGAWSIAGFTGALIGLGMMGLGASPFIHFVMVALLLFIVILVNYKHLVKVKKQPLPQKSKLFSKPDNVLMWLGVMSFCCMLSEGIMFDWSGVYFKEVVKAPGALVVLGYASFMIMMALGRFFGDVAIRKLGRKRVLQISGCLITIGLLSAVLLPYLITATLAFMMVGVGVSGVIPIIYSVAGKRPGIPPGIALQTISGVSFLGFMLGPPVTGYVAQATSLRVSFAIIAVFGVGIALLATHVKAISES, encoded by the coding sequence ATGCAGGAGAATAATACTAAGGAACACCTGCCTAATAAAAAAGGCTACAGCAAAGCAAAAACAGATTACCTCAACCGCATACGCTGGGCGGTGGGGTTGCTTTATTTTGCTATGGGGCTTTGTTTTGCCACTTGGGCAAGCCGCATCCCTGATATTAAAACATCGCTCGGTCTTACCGATGCCGATTTGGGTACAGTACTGTTTGCCATACCTTTTGGGCAACTGGCTATTATGCCATTCTCAGGAAGGCTTGCCACTAAGTATGGTAGCCATAAAACAGTGCTTATTGGGTTAGCAGCCTATATTCTTAGTCTTGTAGCGCTTGGGTTGTGTACTGAGCGTTGGCATTTATCGCTTATTCTTTTCTTTTTTGGTGTATCTAGCAATCTTACTAACATTTCTGTAAATACACAGGGTATTTATACCGAAGGCATTTTTAGACGACCTATCATGTCGGCATTTCACGGGGCGTGGAGTATAGCGGGCTTTACAGGCGCATTAATAGGACTAGGAATGATGGGACTAGGAGCAAGTCCTTTTATCCATTTTGTTATGGTAGCGCTATTACTTTTCATAGTAATACTAGTAAACTACAAGCACCTTGTTAAAGTAAAAAAACAACCATTACCGCAAAAAAGCAAACTATTCAGTAAACCAGACAACGTGCTTATGTGGCTTGGGGTAATGTCTTTTTGTTGTATGCTAAGCGAAGGTATAATGTTTGACTGGAGTGGTGTTTATTTTAAAGAGGTAGTAAAAGCACCAGGGGCTCTAGTGGTTTTAGGCTACGCATCATTTATGATAATGATGGCATTAGGACGTTTTTTTGGCGATGTTGCCATTAGAAAGTTAGGACGAAAACGAGTACTACAAATAAGTGGCTGCCTTATAACCATTGGGTTATTAAGTGCTGTACTACTACCCTACCTTATTACTGCAACTCTCGCCTTTATGATGGTGGGCGTTGGGGTATCGGGTGTTATCCCTATAATATATAGTGTTGCTGGTAAGCGACCAGGCATACCTCCAGGTATTGCTTTACAAACTATTTCGGGTGTTAGTTTTCTTGGCTTTATGCTTGGTCCTCCCGTTACAGGTTATGTAGCACAAGCTACCAGCTTAAGGGTATCATTTGCCATTATAGCTGTTTTTGGTGTGGGCATTGCACTTTTAGCAACTCATGTAAAAGCAATAAGCGAATCGTAA
- a CDS encoding aldo/keto reductase, with protein sequence MKKRQLGTTDLYVYPITFGGNVFGWTIDEKTSFEILDAFTGEGFNFIDTADAYSRWADGNEGGESETVIGNWMKQRKNRNNVIIATKVGYDMGEGKKGLSKKRILQAVDDSLTRLQTDYIDLYQTHFDDENTPIEETLEAYQQLIKEGKIRHIGASNLSPERLTASLNIATEKGLPIYKTFQPHYNLYDRDKFENGLEQICLDNNLGVLNYFSLASGFLTGKYRSKDDFSKSPRGGGMDKYLDERGLKILAALDKTSHELNTTQATVALAWLIHRQSITAPIVSATSLKQLNSIINAPKLPITPEQIEFLTQESAW encoded by the coding sequence ATGAAAAAAAGACAATTAGGCACTACCGATTTATATGTTTACCCTATAACATTTGGAGGTAACGTATTTGGCTGGACAATAGACGAAAAAACATCCTTTGAAATACTAGACGCCTTTACAGGCGAAGGTTTTAATTTTATAGATACTGCCGATGCCTATTCGCGATGGGCAGATGGTAATGAAGGTGGAGAATCGGAAACCGTTATTGGTAACTGGATGAAGCAAAGAAAAAATCGCAACAACGTTATCATTGCTACAAAAGTAGGTTATGATATGGGTGAGGGTAAAAAGGGACTTTCTAAAAAGCGTATCCTGCAAGCGGTTGATGATTCACTCACAAGGCTACAAACAGACTATATAGACTTGTATCAAACCCATTTTGATGATGAAAACACTCCTATAGAAGAAACATTAGAAGCCTACCAACAACTGATAAAAGAAGGTAAAATACGCCACATAGGAGCATCTAACCTTTCGCCTGAAAGACTTACAGCATCATTAAATATCGCCACCGAAAAAGGATTACCTATTTACAAGACTTTTCAGCCACATTATAATTTATACGATCGTGATAAATTTGAAAACGGATTAGAACAAATCTGTTTAGACAACAACCTTGGCGTACTCAATTATTTTTCTCTCGCTAGTGGTTTTCTTACTGGAAAATATCGTAGTAAAGATGATTTTAGTAAAAGTCCTCGTGGCGGTGGCATGGACAAGTACTTAGATGAACGCGGATTAAAAATACTCGCTGCACTAGACAAAACATCTCATGAACTAAACACTACACAAGCAACAGTAGCATTGGCATGGCTTATACACCGTCAGTCTATTACTGCACCTATAGTGAGCGCCACCAGCCTAAAACAGCTAAACAGTATTATAAACGCACCCAAATTACCTATAACACCCGAACAGATTGAGTTCCTTACGCAAGAAAGCGCATGGTAA
- a CDS encoding Gfo/Idh/MocA family oxidoreductase has protein sequence MKKIKTALVSYGMSGKVFHAPFLKAHDGYELVGAWERSTKNIQNDYPETKSYDTIEALLNDTIDLVVVNTPVNTHYEYAKKALQAGKHVLVEKAFTTNAAEAEELQTLAKQKGLKLTVYQNRRWDSDFKTVQKVLQQNLLGDIIEAEIHFDRYNPNLSPKAHKETGEPGAGVLWDLGSHIIDQALVLFGYPKAVFADIRKTRENSKIDDWFDIVLYYTDKRVRVKAGFFMREPIHSYILHGKKGSFLKSRADVQEDELKEGKTPDSNDWGTEPKDKEGLLHTEINGEVVKKRTPTEQGNYSELFERLYNSIINNTDEPVTAAEGVQVMKIIDAVQESSALKQVVEL, from the coding sequence ATGAAAAAAATAAAAACAGCCCTCGTGTCATACGGCATGTCAGGCAAAGTATTCCATGCACCATTTCTAAAAGCACATGATGGGTATGAACTCGTAGGAGCCTGGGAACGAAGCACAAAAAACATACAAAACGACTACCCTGAAACAAAAAGTTACGATACTATCGAAGCTCTTTTAAACGACACTATTGATTTAGTCGTTGTAAATACCCCTGTAAATACTCATTATGAGTATGCAAAAAAGGCATTACAGGCAGGCAAGCATGTACTTGTAGAAAAAGCCTTTACTACTAATGCTGCCGAGGCAGAAGAACTGCAAACATTAGCCAAGCAAAAAGGATTAAAACTAACGGTATATCAAAACCGCCGCTGGGACAGTGATTTTAAAACAGTACAAAAAGTATTGCAACAAAACCTGCTAGGCGATATTATAGAAGCCGAAATTCATTTTGACCGTTATAACCCAAACCTCAGCCCAAAAGCACATAAAGAAACAGGAGAGCCTGGTGCGGGAGTACTCTGGGATTTAGGTTCGCATATTATCGACCAAGCATTAGTGCTTTTTGGTTATCCTAAAGCGGTATTTGCCGACATCAGGAAAACTAGAGAAAACTCTAAAATAGACGATTGGTTCGATATTGTTTTATATTATACCGATAAAAGAGTTCGAGTTAAAGCAGGTTTTTTTATGCGTGAACCTATACACTCTTACATATTACATGGCAAAAAAGGAAGTTTCTTAAAAAGCCGTGCCGATGTACAGGAAGATGAGCTTAAAGAAGGTAAAACACCTGACAGTAATGATTGGGGTACAGAACCTAAAGATAAAGAAGGACTACTCCATACCGAAATTAATGGCGAAGTAGTAAAAAAACGAACCCCAACAGAGCAAGGTAATTATAGTGAGCTTTTTGAGCGTTTATATAACTCTATTATAAATAACACTGATGAGCCTGTTACCGCAGCCGAAGGTGTACAGGTAATGAAAATAATAGATGCTGTACAAGAAAGTAGCGCACTAAAACAAGTTGTTGAATTGTAA